The DNA segment AGACACGGGATCGACCTGCGCATCGAATATCATACCCGCATCGTGCTGGCCGCCGGCTGCCTGATCCTCGGCCTGCTCGGCTTCCCCCTGGGCCTGCTTGCCGGGTCCGGCCGCCGGGCGCCGGGCATCCCGCTGGCGCTCCTTCTTTTCATGTCCTATTACATCCTTCTCCTGACCGGTCAGAACCTGAGCGAAAAGCAGATCCTAGCGGTGGCGCCGGCCATGTGGCTGGGAAATATTCTTTTCCTGGCCCTGGCCGGATACCTGCTCTCAGCCACCGCCCGGGAGACCCTGAGCCGCCATTTCGAGAGAATGCTGGCCCCCTTCCAACACCTTGCGGAACAACTCCGGCATTGGTGGCCCGCCCTTTCCACAAAACAAGCCTCGCAGCCTGGGTTGCCGGAATCAACGCCCCTTGCCGGCTCCGCTCCCCTGCGCGGCAACGTCAGCAGCATGGTTTTTCACCGGCCAGGCTGTAAGTTCTACACCGCCAGGAACTGCTCCGCCGTCTTTGCCGGTCCGGCCGCGGCGTCAGCCGCCGGTTTCCAGCCCTGCAAGCTTTGCGATCCAGCTGAAAACATTATACCCGAGGGGGACCGGAAATGACGATCCTGGACCGGTACCTGTTTAAACAGTTTGGCAGGACTTTTCTGCTGGTGCTGGCCGCGGTCATGGCCATCTACCTGCTGGTGGACTTCTTCGAACAGATCGACAACTTCATGGAGGCCGGCCACGGCGTGCGCCTGGCCCTCCGCTACCAGCTGTTAAAAATGCCGTTCATCGCCGAACAACTGCTGCCGGTGGCGATCCTGCTGGCCGGGGTCATCACCCTGGGCCTTCTGAACCACCATAACGAGCTGCTGGCCTTAAAGGCGGGCGGGATCTCCATCCTGCGGATCACGAGCCCGATCATCGTTGTTGCCTTTATTTACATCCTGATCGGGCTGGCGGCCAGCCAGTGGCTCCTGCCGGCAACCACCAGCGCCAGCAACCGGATCTGGTACGAGGAGGTTCAGTCGCAGAACCCCAGGGGTATCTTTCGCAACGGCCGCTACTACTACAAGGGTGAAACAGGCTTCTACTCCTTTGCCCAGCCCGATCCCAACCAGGAGCGCTTCACCTCTTTCACCTATACCACCTGGAACCGGGCGTACAAATTGACCATGCTGCTCACCGCTGAGAAAGCCCGGTGGCGCCAGGGCGTCTGGAGCTTTGAAAACGGGCAGCTCAAGCGGATGAACCCGGCCGGCGGATATGACATCAAACTGTTTAAAACAAAAATCCTGGATCTGCCCGAGACCCCGGCCGATCTCTTTATCCCGCCCTACAAGAGCACCGAGATGTCGATCAGCGAACTCTTCCAGCAGGGCGAATCCGGGAGCCGACAGGGCAATCCCACCGCCTGGGTGGGGTTTCTGGCCAGGATATCCTATATATTCCTGGGACTGCCGCTCCTGCTCTCCGGCCTGCCGATGCTGATCCTGCTGCACCAGAAATGGGGCCGGGACCTGTCCCTGGCGATTCCGGCCAGCTGCGGCCTGGCCTTTGCCGCCTGGGTATGCTGGGGCGCGCTCCAGTCCATGGCCAAGACCGGCTATATCCCTCCCCTGCTCGCCGCCGTGGCTGTACATCTGCTGGTCAGCGGGATCGGAATATTTTTCCTCTTCCGCCTTAACCGCTGAACTCTTACAGCGCAGAGGTTTAACCATATTGGTGCCCTTGGTGAACTATTACCCTTTTTCAGACTGACCGTGCGAAGATGGGTGCTGGTGAACGGTTACGAGTTGATTATCCTGGTGTGATATCAACTCAAGCCGTCACGGATTCAGGATCTTCTCTAACAGCCGGATACTGACAACCGCATGCCAGGTGGCATCAAGAAAGGGAGCAGCGGAGAAATTACGGGAAAACCCGCCAACGCCGGTCTGACAAGAAAAGATAAACGCCCGGGCATTAACAGGCGCGACCGGCCTTGCGGCAAGCAGGGTCATGGCGGCAAGACAGGCATGGCAGTTTTCGATAAAAGACGTTGTGCCGGGAAAGAAACCGAATCCGCCGTCACCGTTCTGCGAGCGTTGCAGCCAGGTAACAACCGCGGCAACATCGGCGGGCCGCTCATTGAGCATATTTTTCACGGCCAGGAACCGGTGCATGTCATCCACGGCATACCGGCCGGGAAGGGTTACCGGCAGGCCGGCGCCGAGCAACTCCCCAGGCCTTGTCGCCAGGATCTCAATCGCTGTCCGGGCCACATAATAGACAGTGGCAAGCGATGGTTCCCGGGCCAGGCGGGCGGCGGCATATGCTCGGACTCGCTCGACATCAACGGCCAGGCCCAGGGAGCGGCAGGTCAACCACAACCGGAAGGTGGTGCCGATTGACGGCCAGGGCGCCGACAGCACCCGACCGAGATACCCGGCCAGGGCGTCGTCCTCCCCGGGTGGTTGAGGAAGATCAAGACCGCGGCCGGCAAGATCGTGCAGAATGGCGACCGCCTCAAAGGTGTCTTCGATGGTGGCCGGCAACCACGGCGTGGCGCCATACCCGCCGGTTGACTTCCATCGCTGCCGCACGAACTCGACGATTGCCGGGTAATCGACAGCGCGGCCGGCTTCCATCGACGCCGGATCTGGCCGTGGCTGACCTGCCCCTTGGCCCTGGAATCCTTTTGCGCCCATGCTCAATGCGGCCGGCGCGTCTTGGGTTCGCGCTCCAGCCAGCGGTCGCCGGCAAACTGGATGCCGATGGCGCCCAGGGGCGCGGTGAGCAGAATCGAAAGCACGGCCACGGCCAGGATGACATCGCCGGATTTCACCCCCGCCTCCAGGGGCACCGCGCCGATGGCCGCCTGCACGGTTGCCTTGGGGATATAGGCGATGACGCAGAACATACGCTCCTTAAGATTCAGATCCGTCCCCATGACGCTGAGATAGGTGCCGATGCTGCGGGCGACCAGGGCGATGCAGATCAGGGCCGCGCCAGCCAGCCCGGCATGCCAGGCCACGCTTATATTCACCTGGGCGCCCACCAGCACAAAGAGAAGGATCTCGGCGAATATCCAGACCTTGGAGAGTTTCTGGGACATCTTGTGGGCCCGGATTTCACTCTTCTCCAGGATGATGAAACCAATGGTCATCACGCCGAGCAGGGCCGACATCGCCACCTGTGCCTTCAGTTCCTCCTCAATCCAGGTCAGCATGATGGAGACGGCCATGATGACAATGGTCATCTTGGTGGCCCGGAGCTGGAACCGCTCAAACACCCGGTAGAGAACATAGCCGATAACCGTGCCCACCCCGATGCCGAGAAGAATCGATTCCGGAATCTCCAGAAACCTGATAAACAGGTTCGACTGGCCGCCGGCGTATACTCCGAGCAGGATGGAGAAGATGACGATCACAAAGACGTCGTCCACCGAGGAACCGGCCAGCATCAGGGTCGGAATGCCTTTTCTGGTACCCATCCGCCGGTCGATGAAGTTGATCATCAGCGGCACCACCACCGCGGG comes from the Desulfobacterales bacterium genome and includes:
- a CDS encoding LptF/LptG family permease; translated protein: MTILDRYLFKQFGRTFLLVLAAVMAIYLLVDFFEQIDNFMEAGHGVRLALRYQLLKMPFIAEQLLPVAILLAGVITLGLLNHHNELLALKAGGISILRITSPIIVVAFIYILIGLAASQWLLPATTSASNRIWYEEVQSQNPRGIFRNGRYYYKGETGFYSFAQPDPNQERFTSFTYTTWNRAYKLTMLLTAEKARWRQGVWSFENGQLKRMNPAGGYDIKLFKTKILDLPETPADLFIPPYKSTEMSISELFQQGESGSRQGNPTAWVGFLARISYIFLGLPLLLSGLPMLILLHQKWGRDLSLAIPASCGLAFAAWVCWGALQSMAKTGYIPPLLAAVAVHLLVSGIGIFFLFRLNR
- a CDS encoding cation:proton antiporter, whose product is MAVSIALVLLLGLFADYLFRRMKLPGLVGMLLVGILCGPYVFDILEPELLMVSSDLRLTALIVILLRAGLELRRDTLHRIGRPAALLSAVPALFEGAVITLLGPIFLNISYLESAILGAILAAVSPAVVVPLMINFIDRRMGTRKGIPTLMLAGSSVDDVFVIVIFSILLGVYAGGQSNLFIRFLEIPESILLGIGVGTVIGYVLYRVFERFQLRATKMTIVIMAVSIMLTWIEEELKAQVAMSALLGVMTIGFIILEKSEIRAHKMSQKLSKVWIFAEILLFVLVGAQVNISVAWHAGLAGAALICIALVARSIGTYLSVMGTDLNLKERMFCVIAYIPKATVQAAIGAVPLEAGVKSGDVILAVAVLSILLTAPLGAIGIQFAGDRWLEREPKTRRPH